The following coding sequences are from one Campylobacter sp. RM16187 window:
- a CDS encoding ribbon-helix-helix protein, CopG family: MLNSFTKDREIKIRISKQFDEILAVKCNKSGPTKSEFIRQSVMNSDVKVIQRSSNHVLDDETRFLFFGIANICYFI, from the coding sequence ATGTTGAATAGTTTTACAAAAGACAGAGAAATTAAAATCAGAATTTCAAAACAATTCGATGAAATTTTAGCTGTAAAATGTAATAAATCAGGACCTACAAAGTCTGAGTTTATTCGTCAAAGCGTTATGAACTCAGACGTAAAAGTGATCCAAAGATCATCAAATCATGTATTGGATGACGAGACTAGATTTCTTTTTTTCGGAATAGCTAACATTTGTTATTTCATCTAA
- a CDS encoding helix-turn-helix domain-containing protein, translated as MTLKEIYAKDNEVAEMIGVSKNTLAKWRMFKSNGPKLAFVKIGRNILYKRDSIKQWLEDNERIDTKNLKLIKDSK; from the coding sequence ATGACTTTAAAAGAAATTTATGCAAAAGATAACGAGGTAGCAGAGATGATAGGCGTAAGTAAGAATACTCTAGCTAAATGGAGAATGTTTAAAAGCAATGGGCCGAAGTTGGCTTTTGTCAAAATCGGTCGTAATATACTATATAAACGTGACTCAATAAAACAATGGCTGGAAGATAATGAAAGAATTGATACAAAGAATTTAAAACTGATAAAGGATTCTAAATGA